In Candidatus Cloacimonadota bacterium, one genomic interval encodes:
- a CDS encoding helicase, which translates to AQRQNKFPITHCPWCGSSLVDKGKMGFKMGFNVLKNKFEVFCLDTECFFHRGLPIDLVDESLYNNPPSLLFATVDKFARLAWVEEASVFFGSTEGVLPPDLIIQDELHLISGPLGSITALFESVVEMLCRKGNKMPRIIASTATIKNAAAQVKGLFGNRDVFTFPPAGLNFGDNFFSKTLKHENTREYIGICPSGKTVTTTQVRLLALLLFGRQELANRIDEDLDCYWTVISYYNSLRELGRMYSKTRDEVQQAYKQMVLKRNPLSKRYLLRHPKELTSRISGYEVKQVLKSLESPSIVDNDPNKVQDNAIDVVFATNMISVGLDIPRLNLILMNGQPKSASEYIQVTSRIARNYPGLVLTLFNPFKARDKSHFENFASFHQNYYRFVEPISVTPYTRVAIRKMMPTLMSAYARMVKGISSPQDLGSQDFEEYIDFMASRMQDDTSMMPFFRARLNKHLITLQEKLSNNPDLSFRKLLLNASDAIALDYDDNDWLTMNSMREISPNTVIKLVTPRLKKRNTDYE; encoded by the coding sequence TGCTCAACGGCAAAATAAGTTCCCTATTACTCATTGTCCTTGGTGTGGCAGCAGCCTAGTAGATAAAGGGAAAATGGGATTCAAAATGGGATTCAATGTCCTAAAAAACAAATTCGAAGTGTTTTGTTTAGATACTGAATGTTTTTTCCATCGTGGCTTGCCGATAGATTTAGTGGACGAAAGTCTATACAATAATCCCCCATCATTGCTTTTCGCTACCGTCGATAAATTTGCCCGGCTTGCTTGGGTAGAAGAAGCTTCGGTTTTTTTTGGCTCTACTGAAGGGGTGCTTCCTCCAGACCTGATCATTCAGGATGAACTGCACCTTATTTCTGGCCCCTTAGGCAGTATTACAGCTTTATTTGAGAGTGTGGTAGAGATGCTGTGTAGAAAAGGAAACAAAATGCCCAGAATAATAGCCTCTACAGCCACTATCAAGAATGCTGCAGCGCAAGTGAAAGGGTTATTCGGTAACCGGGATGTATTTACTTTTCCCCCTGCAGGGCTTAATTTTGGAGATAATTTCTTTTCAAAAACACTAAAACATGAGAATACCCGCGAATACATTGGCATCTGCCCTTCAGGCAAGACGGTAACCACCACCCAGGTAAGACTGTTGGCTTTACTGTTGTTTGGACGTCAGGAATTAGCGAACCGAATTGATGAAGATTTGGACTGCTATTGGACGGTGATTTCTTACTACAATTCACTTAGGGAGCTTGGACGCATGTACAGCAAAACCAGAGATGAAGTGCAACAAGCCTATAAACAGATGGTTCTCAAGCGGAATCCTCTCAGTAAAAGATATTTGTTGCGTCATCCCAAAGAATTGACAAGCCGGATTTCTGGTTACGAAGTAAAACAAGTGCTAAAATCTCTGGAATCACCAAGCATTGTAGACAACGATCCCAATAAGGTTCAGGATAATGCCATTGATGTTGTCTTTGCCACAAACATGATTTCGGTAGGTTTGGACATTCCGCGTTTGAATCTGATATTAATGAACGGACAACCCAAAAGCGCATCGGAATACATCCAGGTTACAAGCCGTATTGCTCGTAACTATCCCGGTCTGGTGCTTACTCTTTTCAATCCATTTAAAGCCAGAGATAAATCACACTTCGAGAATTTTGCTTCCTTTCACCAGAACTATTATCGTTTTGTAGAGCCAATATCGGTTACCCCTTACACACGTGTAGCAATCCGTAAAATGATGCCGACTCTAATGTCCGCATACGCCCGCATGGTAAAGGGTATATCCTCTCCCCAAGACTTGGGATCCCAGGACTTTGAGGAATATATTGATTTTATGGCTTCAAGGATGCAAGATGACACCTCCATGATGCCCTTTTTCCGGGCCAGATTGAATAAACACCTTATTACCTTGCAAGAAAAACTGTCTAATAATCCAGATCTTAGCTTCAGAAAGCTCTTGCTTAATGCAAGTGATGCTATCGC